A genomic region of Coregonus clupeaformis isolate EN_2021a unplaced genomic scaffold, ASM2061545v1 scaf0111, whole genome shotgun sequence contains the following coding sequences:
- the LOC121560344 gene encoding polymeric immunoglobulin receptor-like: protein MALHLSLLLLLLFLILTLILFVLSAARHVSVQTGGSITIPCHYDQYYINHVKYWCKGYNWISCSTLVRSDHPNSSGNASISDDINQRVFTVTMTDLEPEDSKTYRCVVEINGGPDIRIQWFYLSVTPGTPELYVDQQEVTGVEGGSVTVRCYYSNSGNMKWCRMGGDCVNRYSGTLHGTSVTLKRTSVANNRKVLTVTMSGLKMENTDWYWCEVGELELPVHITVSQQTATQRTTTMTSTNQAPTNQQPSVSPTAEPVQTDNTSQGAEGNMEDVHQRSIDVKVLLIPWGMLVVVTAGILVTWKMWTKHKDNKAKDQTTNNSVAPFPEDDDDFTYSTVIPQHKAQLKVQAKAAEPDDNVVYSSLALQVTTQQRAAAAQQ, encoded by the exons AtggctcttcatctctccctcctcctcctcctcctcttcctcatcctcaccCTCATCCTCTTTGTACTCTCAGCAG CGAGGCATGTGTCTGTGCAGACAGGAGGCTCCATCACCATCCCATGTCACTATGATCAGTATTACATAAATCATGTGAAATACTGGTGTAAAGGGTATAATTGGATTAGTTGCTCCACTCTAGTACGCAGTGACCATCCTAATAGCAGTGGTAATGCCTCAATATCTGATGACATCAACCAGAGAGTCTTCACTGTGACCATGACTGATCTGGAGCCAGAGGACTCTAAGACTTACAGGTGTGTTGTGGAGatcaatggaggaccagatattaGGATACAATGGTTCTACCTATCTGTCACTCCAG GTACTCCAGAACTCTATGTGGACCAACAGGAAGTGACTGGAGTAGAAGGAGGGAGTGTCACCGTCCGTTGTTACTATAGTAACTCTGGAAATATGAAGTGGTGCAGGATGGGTGGTGATTGTGTGAATAGGTATTCTGGGACTTTACATGGAACATCAGTGACATTAAAGCGGACTAGTGTTGCCAACAACAGAAAAGTCTTAACAGTGACTATGAGTGGACTGAAGATGGAGAACACTGACTGGTATTGGTGTGAAGTGGGAGAACTAGAGTTGCCTGTTCACATCACTGTCAGTCAACAAACTGCAACACAGAGAACCACTACAATGACGTCAA CAAACCAAGCTCCAACCAATcaacaaccctctgtctctccaaCTGCTGAGCCTGTTCAGACTGACAACACAAGTCAAGGAGCTGAGGGGAACATGGAGGACGTCCACCAGAG GTCCATAGATGTGAAAGTCCTACTGATTCCTTGGGGCATGTTGGTGGTGGTGACAGCTGGTATCCTAGTCACATGGAAGATGTGGACAAAGCATA AGGACAATAAGGCCAAGGACCAGACAACTAACAACTCAGTG GCCCCATTtcctgaagatgatgatgatttcACATACAGCACTGTCATCCCCCAGCACAAGGCCCAACTAAAAGTACAGGCCAAG GCAGCAGAACCAGAtgataatgtggtctacagctcaCTAGCTCTACAGGTGACCACACAG cagagggcagcagcagcacagcagtga